Proteins encoded within one genomic window of Streptomyces profundus:
- a CDS encoding M23 family metallopeptidase, with protein MSDRLLSGYPDQLDYPDLGSSPPTTGANTGHYATAQGMGEMYGFPAPHGQHHDRTTTGYPANGGYQAQGYDGQGYGGQGHEAHGYEAQGYGDQGTHGVQGAQGYDGGSYPGQGYDDQGYDGQGYTDAGLAARGYGNDGHGEGAYGGTNGYGYPSDGAPSPDLSAYPDYPGYSDHTDYSGYSGPSSPSGQAARETPQGYAPQEYEAYQGYQQHPEQQGEYGSYQHHRAEPRGEPQDIGGYAHHAEHSAQHPLDGRNDWAGHGDADTFEQPAVEQGQPEVASWADAAPVEHQAATDQAPQPAAEQPMDEPAAESDRCDAVPVDVPEPERPARGGAAGAKPAGRGRRRSPRPRRSALLSVAAPSLAVLGVTAAATAATVSNSQDSTEPPPVAAPDPAEVEQINANEQFDTQLQGLSAAAGDYAERASRTQGRMDLEAQQAAEEQAAVEEAARQEELRPKFFLPVERRGLSSYFGQAGVNWMSTHTGIDFPVSYGTPVMAATDGEVRTQWNYSYGNMIILTAADGTETWYAHLDSTAYQSGWVQAGTVIGYSGNSGKSTGPHLHFEVRPWGGSPIDPLAWLRLQGLEPT; from the coding sequence GTGAGCGATCGTCTGTTGTCGGGATATCCCGACCAGTTGGACTACCCCGACCTCGGTTCCTCCCCCCCGACCACGGGCGCGAACACCGGCCACTACGCCACCGCCCAGGGCATGGGAGAGATGTACGGCTTCCCGGCTCCCCACGGTCAGCACCACGACCGGACCACCACCGGCTACCCGGCCAACGGCGGCTACCAGGCCCAGGGTTACGACGGTCAGGGCTACGGCGGTCAGGGCCATGAGGCGCACGGCTACGAAGCCCAGGGGTACGGCGACCAGGGCACACACGGCGTCCAGGGTGCTCAGGGGTACGACGGCGGGAGCTACCCCGGTCAGGGATACGACGACCAGGGATACGACGGCCAGGGATACACCGACGCGGGCCTCGCCGCGCGGGGTTACGGCAACGACGGCCACGGCGAGGGGGCCTACGGCGGGACGAACGGCTACGGCTACCCGTCCGACGGCGCCCCCTCCCCCGACCTCTCCGCCTACCCCGACTACCCTGGCTACTCCGACCACACCGACTACTCCGGCTATTCCGGCCCTTCCAGCCCTTCCGGCCAAGCCGCGCGGGAAACCCCGCAGGGCTACGCGCCGCAGGAGTACGAGGCGTATCAGGGGTATCAGCAACACCCCGAGCAGCAAGGGGAGTACGGGTCTTATCAGCACCACCGGGCAGAACCGCGGGGTGAGCCGCAGGACATCGGCGGCTACGCCCACCACGCGGAGCACAGCGCACAGCATCCGCTCGACGGCCGGAACGACTGGGCCGGACACGGCGACGCGGACACCTTCGAACAACCCGCCGTCGAGCAAGGCCAGCCCGAGGTCGCGTCCTGGGCGGACGCCGCCCCGGTGGAACACCAGGCCGCGACCGACCAGGCCCCCCAACCGGCCGCCGAACAGCCGATGGACGAGCCGGCGGCCGAGTCGGACCGCTGCGACGCGGTGCCGGTCGACGTTCCGGAGCCCGAGCGGCCGGCCAGGGGCGGCGCCGCTGGCGCGAAGCCCGCGGGGCGCGGCCGTCGGCGCTCGCCCCGGCCCAGGCGTTCCGCGCTGCTGAGCGTGGCGGCGCCCTCCCTCGCGGTGTTGGGCGTCACCGCGGCGGCCACGGCGGCCACCGTCTCCAACTCGCAGGACTCGACGGAGCCCCCGCCGGTGGCGGCGCCCGACCCGGCCGAGGTCGAACAGATCAACGCCAACGAGCAGTTCGACACCCAGCTACAGGGCCTGTCGGCCGCCGCCGGCGACTACGCGGAGCGCGCCAGCCGCACCCAGGGCCGGATGGACCTGGAGGCCCAGCAGGCGGCCGAGGAGCAGGCGGCGGTCGAGGAGGCCGCGCGCCAGGAGGAGCTGCGGCCCAAGTTCTTCCTTCCGGTGGAGCGACGCGGCCTGAGCTCCTACTTCGGCCAGGCCGGCGTCAACTGGATGTCCACCCACACCGGGATCGACTTCCCGGTCAGCTACGGCACCCCCGTGATGGCGGCCACCGACGGGGAGGTGCGCACCCAGTGGAACTACAGCTACGGCAACATGATCATCCTGACCGCCGCGGACGGCACGGAGACCTGGTACGCGCATCTGGACAGCACCGCCTACCAGTCCGGTTGGGTCCAGGCCGGCACCGTCATCGGCTACTCGGGCAACTCCGGCAAGTCCACCGGACCGCACCTGCACTTCGAGGTGCGGCCCTGGGGCGGCTCGCCGATCGACCCGCTGGCGTGGCTGCGCCTCCAGGGCCTCGAACCCACCTGA